From the Jilunia laotingensis genome, the window TCTGTTCCAGCCGTTCCATGGCCAAACCTGTGAACAGCTCTCTCTTTCCTTCAAAATAAGCCTGTAAGGTAGAAAGCAAAAGGCTTTTCCCAAAACGACGGGGACGACTCAGAAAATAATAACGCCCGGTATTGGCTAATTCATACACCAAAGCGGTCTTATCCACGTAAAAATAACCATCTTTACGCAAGCTCTCAAAATTCTGGATGCCGATCGGATATAGTTTATTCATAATAGTCTTTCATTTCAACTCATACAAAGATACGCAATAGTATAAGAATTCAAATACAATTGAAGTTTTTTATGTCAATACGTTAACATCGACTTAAAAGCCAATAACCGGAAAATAAAATAAACAAGACTCGGAAATGTCTTTTATTTACTAATTAAAAACATAACTATCAAGCAATTGTTTTTTCTCTTCTATTGAAAGTATCCCCCAATCGGGAAACGACTTATAAAGAACAGGAGAAGTATACCCGGAGGCTTCAAATTCAGAAGGTACAATATCCTCCTGATTTGTAAACATTATTTTTTCACCATGCACACTAAATTGTTTAGTATCCAAGTCATTATACAAACGATTCACTCTCACCCCCTTTCTCTTTGAATAATGAATATAATAATCTACCGGATAAGCCAACGCATCCCGTATCTCATAAAATCGGACATGAGCTATATTCTTGTTCCCAAAAGCTAATAAGCACCGTGCCACTGGACAGTTTACCATATATAATGCATCATAAGCTTTCCGAGGCACAATCGCAGGTTTCAAAGAATAAATTCTTTCTTTCAAAGAATCTATAAAAAGCCTGTCTTCTCTCTTTATTTTATATTTCGTTTTACAAGCATCTATGAATGCTCCAGCCGGAACAACCATTTTTTATATACAGCCCAATAAGTTATTTTCCCTAATTCTTCTTTACATAACAAGAGCTTGACTTCCCCGACCTACCCCCTCCATTTAGAATATTCTTGTCGGAAAATATGCTCAAACCGACCAGCCTCTTTATCATTCAACAGTATAGGAGTCATGCTGGATAGACCTATTCGATAGATGTCAAAGGGAGTATCGAGATAGTATGCTTTATATTTTGAAGAAGAAAGAGAATCTGTGACTTCCTGATTTTGTCCATACAAAATAATCGGGAACATAAAGAAATAACATAACATGGATATCTTCAAACTCAACGTCATAACTTTATAGTATTAAATTTTCAATTAAAAAAGACGAATATAAGAATAATCTTTATTATCCTTTATATCCGTCTTCCTATTTTCTTTGAAAAAACCGTTATTTATACTCTTCCCAGCTTTTTATCGCAATGTCATCCACACTCATCGTACAAAAGGCATTGATAAAGGCACTCGCAAGGCGTGCATTCGTTATCAACGGTATGTTCAGGTCGATAGCTGCCCGACGGATCTTATATCCGTTGTCAAGCTCCCCGGCCGTAAGATTCTTGGGAATATTGACAACCATGTCTATCTCTTTGTCATGGAGCATTTGAAGTGCCTGCGGATGTTTATCGGATTCGCTCGGCCAATAAACCAACGTACTTTCAATACCGTTCTCAGCAAGCGCACGATGAGTACCTCCGGTAGCAAAAAGCTTGTATCCCTTCTCTACCAACATGTGGGCAGCTTCCATCATATCCGCTTTTTGTTTGGGAGTACCGGTGGACAACAGAATATTCTTCTTCGGAATACGGTAGCCGACAGAAAGCATGGCTTTCAAAATGGCACAGGAAGTATCACTTCCAATACACCCCACTTCACCGGTAGATGCCATATCCACACCTAGCACCGGATCGGCTTTCTGCAAACGGTTGAAAGAAAACTGGGATGCCTTGATTCCCACATAATCGAGTTCAAAGAGATTCTTTGACGGTTTCTCCACCGGAAGTCCCAACATCACTTTCGTAGCCAGTTCGATAAAGTTTATCTTCAAAACTTTGCTCACAAACGGGAAACTACGGCTGGCACGCAAATTACACTCGATCACCTTTATATCGTTCTCACGAGCCAAGTATTGAATATTGAACGGCCCGGAGATATTGAGTTCTTTGGCAATCTCACGACTGATGCGTTTGATACGGCGAACCGTCTCCACATACAACTTCTGCGGTGGAAACTGGATGGTAGCGTCTCCGGAATGTACACCTGCAAATTCGATATGCTCGCTGATAGCATAAGCCACGATTTCACCGTTCTGAGCCACAGCATCCATTTCCACTTCTTTGGCATGTTCGATAAACTGGCTCACCACAACGGGGTGTTTTTTGGAAACATTGGCCGCAAGTTTCAGGAAACGCTCAAGCTCCTCCCGGTTGGAGCATACGTTCATCGCTGCACCACTAAGCACGTAAGACGGACGGACCAATACGGGGAAACCCACTTCTTCCACGAACTCATGAATATCGTCCATAGACGTAAGTTCCCGCCAACGGGGTTGATCCACTCCGATACGGTCGAGCATGGCAGAAAACTTCTCCCGGTCTTCGGCATTATCGATGCTTTTGGCAGACGTACCGAGTATAGGGATGTTCTGCGCATCCAGCCTGAGTGCAAGGTTGTTCGGAATCTGTCCGCCGGTAGAGACAATTACCCCATGCGGATTCTCCAGTTCGAGTATATCCATCACCCGTTCAAAAGTCAACTCATCGAAATAAAGGCGGTCACACATATCGTAGTCCGTTGAGACAGTCTCGGGATTATAATTGATCATGACACTCCGCCACCCTTCCTTGCGAATGGTATTCAAAGCCTGTACACCGCACCAGTCGAATTCAACGGAAGAACCGATACGATAGGCTCCGGAACCAAGAACGACAATCGATTTATGATCGTCAGGATATTGCACATCGTCTGCAACGCCACTATAAGTCAGATACAGGTAATTGGTCTGAGCCGGATATTCGGCAGCCAGCGTATCGATCTGTTTCACCACCGGAATCACACCGACATTCTTACGATGATTGCGGACATAGAGAATACCGTCTTCCATATCCCCATCAAAACCGATAGCCCGGGCGATCTGGAAATCTGAAAAGCCCTGTCGTTTTGCTTTTTTCAGCAAGTCAAGAGGCAGATCGGCAATCTGTTTATGATTATTGCCCCAGCCATGCAACTCCTCGGAAGTATGCATGATGTTCATCAGTTTCTGAAGAAACCATTTATCGATCTTTGTCAACTCATGAACCTGATCGATGGTATATCCGGCACGGAATGCCTTGGAGATTACAAAAATACGCTTGTCGGTAGGCTCGCGCAACGCTTTGTCAATATCGGGAATCACAAGTTCCTTGTTTTCTACAAAACCGTGCATCCCTTGCCCGATCATACGCAACCCTTTCTGGATAGCCTCTTCAAAAGTGCGGCCGATAGCCATCACCTCTCCGACCGATTTCATGGAAGAACCCAATTCCTTGTCGACCCCATGAAACTTCCCTAAATCCCAACGGGGAATCTTGCAGACAACATAGTCCAGTGCAGGTTCAAAAAAGGCACTCGTTGTTTTGGTAACTGAATTCTTGAGATCGAACAAACCGTATCCCAAACCCAGTTTGGCAGCAACGAACGCCAACGGATAACCGGTAGCCTTTGATGCCAGCGCAGAAGAGCGTGACAAGCGGGCATTTACCTCGATCACCCGGTAATCCTCCGATTCGGGGTCGAAGGCATACTGCACGTTACATTCGCCCACAATACCGATGTGGCGGATAATGCGGATGGCAAGTTCACGGAGCTTATGATATTCTTTATTGGTCAATGTTTGTGAAGGTGCAATGACGATAGACTCGCCCGTGTGAATGCCGAGGGGATCGAAATTTTCCATGTTACAAACGGTAATACAGTTGTCGAAGCGGTCGCGAACCACCTCATACTCCACCTCTTTCCATCCTCTCAGAGACTTCTCCACAAGCACTTGGGGAGAGAAAGAGAAGGCTTTTTCGACCAATATATCGAGTTCTTCCTCATTGTCACAGAATCCTGATCCCAAACCACCGAGAGCATACGCAGCACGCACAATCACCGGATAGCCCAATTCTTTGGCTGCACGTCGGGCATCTTCGGCATTCTCCACAGCCTCGCTTTTGATGGTTTTTACATCGATTTCGTTCAGCTTATCAACAAAGAGTTCCCGGTCTTCCGTATCAATGATAGCCTGTACCGGTGTGCCCAGCACCTTCACATTGTATTTATCGAGAATACCCTCTTTGTATAAAGCGACCCCACAGTTCAAAGCAGTTTGTCCACCGAAAGCCAGCATAATGCCGTCCGGCTTTTCCTTCCGGATTACTTTTTCTACAAAATAGGGAGTGACAGGAAGGAAATATATCTGGTCGGCAACCCCTTCACTGGTTTGAACCGTCGCAATATTCGGATTGACAAGAATGGTTTCAATGCCCTCTTCCTTCAAGGCTTTCAGAGCTTGTGAACCGGAATAGTCGAACTCACCGGCTTCACCGATTTTCAAAGCACCGGAGCCTAAAAGCAGGACTTTCTTTCTATTTTTTTCTTTCATTATAGTCGGTTATTATTAAAGCAGATTTACAAATTTATCGAAAAGAAACTCCGTGTCTGTCGGGCCACTGGCGGCTTCGGGATGGAACTGGGCTGAGAACCAAGGATTCGTCTTATGACGAATGCCCTCATTAGAGCCATCGTTCATATTGATGAACAAAGGCTCCCAATCAGTACCCAACGTGTTATTGTCCACGGCATAACCATGATTCTGCGAAGTGATGAAGCAACGTTCCGTACCCACCATGCGTACCGGCTGGTTATGGCTACGATGACCGTATTTCAATTTGTATATCTTTGCGCCACCTGCTTTGGCAAGCAACTGGTTGCCCATGCAAATACCAAAAACAGGAAGTTTCGGATTTTGCATCGCCTTACGGATATTTTGTACAGCGGCATCACATGTATCAGGATCACCCGGGCCATTGGATATAAACAGACCGTCAAATTCCAGTTCGTTGAAATCATAATCCCAAGGCACACGGATCACTTCCACGTTACGTTTCAACAGGCAACGGATAATATTGGTCTTTACACCGCAATCGACCAGGACAACCTTCTTTGATCGAGAACCGGAATTTGAAAGTTGAAATTTTAGTTGGGTGGAAGGAGTATCTTTGCTATAACCATTTTTTTTGTTGCCGGCATAGTGAATTATTTCTTTGCAACTTACTTTGTCTACATAATTAATGCCGGCATAGGAAGATTCGGGTAAATGATCCGGTTCATTGCCAAAAACAATCCGTCCCATCATGACACCCTGTTCACGGAGAACCTTGGTCAGCTCACGGGTATCGATACCCGTGATACCGGGAACCTGTTCACGCTTCAACCAGTCAGCCAGACTCTCTGCGGCATTCCAATGGCTATATTCTTCCGAATAATCACTTACGATGATGGCTTCCGCATGAATCTTTTCACTTTCCATAAAGGTAGCCAAGCCATTCGGTTCGGTGGTAAACGGTGGGACACCATAATTACCAACCAACGGATAAGTGAGAACCATCAACTGTCCGGCATAAGACGGGTCGGTGAGGCTCTCGGGATATCCTGTCATGGCAGTATTAAATACCACTTCACCTGCCACCGGCTTTTCGTACCCGAACGAACGACCGTGAAAAACACTTCCATCGGAAAGTATCAGTTTCACCTTTTTTTCATCTCCTATTATATTACTCATATATGTAATTAAAATTGATACACCTGTTCTATATAATTTATAAATGCTTCATTGAGCATTTTCACACCTCCCGGTGTGGGGTAGTCACCGCTAAAGTACCAATCGCCTTTATGGTCAGGGCAGGCTTCATGAAGACCGTTCAACGGCTGATATACGATTTCAACCTTCGCTTTCGTTCCCTTTGGAGTAAGTAACTCGACCATTTTGGCAGAAATCTCTTCATCTGTAAAAGGAGCATATATTTCCTTTACATAATTCACCATCTGTTCCTTGGGCAACCCTACCTGATCTTTAGACTTCCGGTAGGCAGCCGCTATAACATCCTTCATGTCGCGCTCTTTCAGCAATTCGATAGCGGCTTTAAAAGCAATAAACTCGCTCATCTTAGCCATATCGATGCCATAATAGTCGGGATAACGTACCTGTGGGGAAGAACTGACTATGACAATCTTCTTCGGTCCAAGACGGTCAAGAATGCCGATAATGCTTTGGCGAAGGGTGGTTCCACGTACAATACTGTCGTCTATAATCACCAGATTATCGATGCCGGCACGGAGACTGCCATAAGTGATGTCGTAAACATGTGCCGCCAGATCATTCCGGCTATTGCCTTCGGCAATGAACGTCCGGAGCTTAATGTCCTTGATTGCTACTTTCTCACTCCGGATGCGTCGGGAAAGAATCGTTTCCAGCTCCTTCCTATCGGGGTTGTGTCCCAATGAAGCAATCTGCCGCACCTTCTCTTCATTCAGATAGTTATCCAATCCCTCGAGCATACCATAGAAAGCAACCTCGGCTGTATTCGGAATAAATGAAAAAACCGTATGGTCGATGTCATTATTAACCGCCTTCAAAATACGGGGGATCAACTTTTCACCCAATAGTTTACGTTCCCGGTAAATATCGACATCACTCCCCCGGGAAAAGTAGATACGTTCAAAAGAACATGCTTTCTTCTCGCGTTGCTTATTGATCTGGGCGGTACGCAACCGACCGTTTTTATTGATAATAAGTGCTTGCCCCGGAAGCAACTCTTTTATTTCCTCCACCGGTAGGTTCAGAGCCGTCTGGATAACAGGACGTTCGGAAGCTAAAACGGCTATCTCCTCATCCTGATACCAGAACGCAGGACGAATCCCCCAAGGATCGCGCAATGCGAAAGATTCACCGCTTCCGGTCAAACCGCAAATCACATATCCCCCATCCCATTCTTTGCTGGAACTTCTCAAGACATTGGCAAGGTCGATATGATCTTCTATATAATTGGTAATTCCCATACCGGTCAGTCCTTCCGTCTCGGCAAGGTTAAAGAGGCGTTCCACTTCACGATCCAACCGATGCCCCACCTGTTCGAGCATGATATACGTATCGGCATACTTACGAGGATGCTGTCCGATGGCTGTGATACGGGCAAATATTTCATCGACATTCGTCATATTGAAATTACCACAGAGAGCCAGATTCTTGGCACGCCAGTTGTTTCGTCTCAGGAAGGGATGCACATAAGATATCCCGGATTTCCCTGTGGTAGAATAGCGTAAATGCCCCATATACGCTTCACCGGCAAAGGGAAGCGTACGTTTTACGAACTCCACATCATGCAACTGTTCGGAGGTGATATCTTTGAAATTACCTTGTACCGTTGCAAAAATGTCTGTGATAGCACCCGAACCCAACGCCCGTTCACGGAACATGTATTCTTCACCGGGATTGGCTTCCAGCTTCACACAAGCCAGCCCAGCTCCTTCCTGACCCCGGTTATGCTGCTTTTCCATCAACAGATAGAGTTTGTTCAAACCGTACATCCATGTGCCATACTTCTTTTCGTAATATTCCAGCGGCTTAAGTAGGCGAATCATGGCAACGCCACATTCATGCTTTAACTGTTCCATCAAATCCTCAATTATTCAACTGTTACTGATTTTGCAAGATTCCTCGGTTGATCGACATCCATCCCCTTGCATACCGCCACATGATAGGCAAGCATCTGCAACGGCACCGTAGTAATCAACGGATCAAGACATTCTATTGTTTGCGGAAGTTCGATGCAATAATCGGCTATTTTACTAATCACCGTATCCCCTTCGGTCACCAACGCGATCACTCTTCCTTTACGCGCCTTGATTTCCTGAATGTTGCTCAGCACTTTCTCATACAGTCCGTTTTGTGTAGCGATAACTACCACTGGCATTTCAGCATCGACCAGTGCAATAGGGCCATGCTTCATTTCTGCCGCAGGATAGCCTTCAGCATGAATATATGAGATTTCTTTCAACTTCAAAGCACCTTCCAATGCCACCGGATAGGAATACCCGCGACCCAGATAGATGAAGTTGTGTGCATAGGTGAATATTTTAGACAACTCTGCTATTTTATCATTCAGCTTCAAGACCTGTTTCATCTTTTCAGGTATGCCGTTCAATTCATGAACGACCTTCAGGAACTGGGCCTCGCCAATGGTTCTCTTTTCCCTTGCCAATGTCAATGCAAGCATCGTAAGGACGGTCACTTGTCCGGTAAAGGCTTTAGTCGATGCTACCCCGATCTCAGGTCCCACATGGATATAAGAGCCGGTATGAGTGGCACGCGGTATGGAGGAACCGATGGCATTGCATATTCCATAAATAAAGGCTCCCCTACTTTTTGCCAATTCCACTGCGGCTAACGTATCGGCAGTCTCACCGCTTTGGGAGATGGCTATCACAACATCATTTTCATCTATCACCGGATCACGGTAACGGAATTCGGATGCATATTCCACTTCGACCGGAATACGGCAAAAGCTCTCGATCAGATGTTTTCCTATGAGTCCCGCATGCCAGGAAGTTCCACAAGCCACAATGATGAAACGTTTTGCTTTCAGAAGTTTTTCTTTATAGTCGATAACCGCGGAAAGCACCACACTGTTACCATCGATGTTAATGCGGCCACGCATACAGTCATGGATGCAACCCGGCTGTTCAAAGATTTCCTTTAACATGAAGTGTGGGTAACCCTCTTTTTCCAATTGTCCCAGATTCATCTCCACCTTGGTAACTTCGGGAGTCATTTCGACATTATTCAGATTGACTACTTTCAGCTCTTTGTCCCTGTGTATAACCGCGATTTCTTCATCCTCCAGATACACAACCTTGTCGGTATACTCCACAATCGGAGTGGCATCCGATGCTAAAAAGAATTCATCCGCACCAATGCCTACCACCAACGGACTACTTTTACGGGCCGCAATAATCTCGTCGGGATGGTCTTTCTCCAAAACTGCGATAGCATATGCACCTATCACTTCACGCAACGCCAATTGAACGGCTGTCAGCAAATCAAGATGATTAGTGACTTTCATATACTCAATGAGCTGTACAAGTACTTCGGTATCAGTGTTGCTTTTAAAAGTATAGCCTTTGGCTTGGAGTTTTTCTTTGAGAACGGCGTAGTTTTCAATAATACCGTTGTGAATGAGTGCGAGAGTTTCGGAAGAGGAGTAATGAGGATGGGCGTTAACCGAACAGGGTTCTCCGTGGGTAGCCCAGCGTGTATGTGCAATACCAATGTTACCGGAAATATCTTTTTGTGTGACGAAATTTTCAAGATCAGTGACTTTCCCTTTCGTCTTATACACATTCAACTGTTGGTTATTACTGATGATTGCTACCCCCGCGCTGTCATATCCCCGATATTCCAGCCGTTTCAAACCTTTGATAAGGATGGGGTAGGCTTCTCGTTTACCAATGTAGCCTACAATTCCACACATATTATCCTATATTTAAATTTTCGTCCGCAAAGATACGAATTCTGATAACACAAAGATTCGTTTTATTATATTTAATTGACATAAACCTATAAAAAAGTTGTTTTCAAAGCAAAAAGTTAAATTATCTATTATTTCCAATCCAAAAAGACAAATATTACAATTATCAAGCAAAGCAGTTAAATGGCTTTCAAATTTCAAGCAAACCAGAATAAATTAAAGAATATATTTCATTCAAAGAAAAAGCAGAGTAATCTTTTTATTTTTATCCTCCAAAATGCTTATTTATTAAGATTCTTTCTATATTTGCAAAATACGACACAAGACTAATTTATTTTTTATTATAAAACGTGCATTAATCTAACTACAATCAGTTAGCATAGAGAGTAAAAAAAGAGAGGTTGGAAAATCCAATCATTTTTTATTAATAACACAGTAAAAATTATTATTATGAAGAGATTTACTACACTATTCATGGCTGTAACAGCCTGTTTGCCACTCTTGGCACAAACTACTCCGGATGACGAAGTCACATTTGAAGTAAACCAAATCACGTATGTTGTTCCTGACATTAGTAAAAACGAGATTGCCATAACGGACTGCAAAGCTACTGACAAAGTGATCATACCGGAAACTATAACCTATAATGAGAAGGAATATACCGTAAAAGCCATTTATGAAGATGCCTTCTATTACAGCGATGCCACATCCATCGAACTACCAAACTCCATTGATAGTATAGGAAAACATGTCTTTTCAAGTAGCAAAAGCCTTACTTCTATAAAATTACCTGAAAAACTGAAATACTTAGGAAGGGATGCCTTCTCAGCATGTTCAGAACTTTTAAGTATCGAACTGCCTGAAACATTGACAGGAATACCGGAAAATGCCTTTTTTACATGTTATAAACTAAATTCTATCAAATTTCCTTCTAAACTCGAATATATCGGAAATTCTGCATTCTATAAAGCAGGAATGACATCGGTGGAACTTCCGGAAACTTGTGACAGCATTGGTAAATCGTGCTTTTTCCTATGCCCGGAATTAAAAAGTATCCAACTTTCATCTAAAACTCATTTCATAGGTGAAGGAGCATTTCGAGGATGTGCAAAATTAGAAACATTCACTATTCCCGAGAAGATTGACTCGCTTGATAATAACACATTGATGGATTGTAGTTCATTGACCAGCATCCATCTCCCTGCCAATCTGACCAAACTGGGTATTTGTGTATTTGGCGGTACAGGTATCAAAAGCTACACGGTAGATGAAGGGAACCCTTCATTCCAAGTAATTGATAATGTGGTTTATGACAAAGAAAAGCGGTTACTTTACGCATTCCCACAGGGCAAGAGTGAATACACCATACCCGAAGGTGTTATCGGCATTTGGGGAGGAGCTTTCTATGGAACCGAAATATCATCTGTCGTACTACCGGAAAGTATGAAAGCCCTTGATGAATCGACATTTGCATTTTCCCAGCTTTCTTCCATCAATTTCCCCGAAGCATTGATTTACATGGGGCCAACAGCATTATATGATACTCAGTTTACTGATATAACGTTGCCCAAAAACATGACGCTCATTTATGAAGGATTATTGGCATATTGCAAAAAGCTGACATCCGTCACTATTCCCGAGAAAGTGACCTTTATTGATACTCATGCTTTCTTCTTTGATACCAATCTGACAGAAGTCCATTGTCTGGGAACTACCCCTCCGCAAGTGTATGAATTTTATGAAGAAGATGAAAGTCCCTTCGGATATGTCGATCTTTCTGCTTGTAAACTATATGTTCCAATCGGCTGCAAAGAAACCTATTACGAAAACGGATGGGATTTCTTCGGCAAAGACAATATCATAGAAGAAACGACAGGTATCGAAACAAATGCACGTGAAAGCGAATGGGCAGTTTATGAAGAAAATGGAACTCTGAGGATTACTGTACAAAAGCCATTATTGATAAATATATACGATGTGACCGGAAACCATATCTACGAGAAACTGATTTCAGATACACAAAATATCCCTCTACCCAAAGGTATATATTTAGTAAAGGGAGGAGGTAAAGTCCATAAAGTTGCTATAAAATAACAAAAAGGATTTGGGTTAATCGAGCATCATACAGTATCTTTGCTCCAAACAATCAATAGAAGTAAACACCATGAAAATGAAAAAAATTCTTTTTACCTCTGCTCTCCTGCTATGCATCTACAATGCAATGGCGCAGACTCAGGTAATAGCCCATCGTGGTTTTTGGAAAACGAACGGTTCTGCACAAAATAGCATCGCAGCTCTTCTTAAAGCGGATTCTATCGGTTGTTACGGTT encodes:
- a CDS encoding leucine-rich repeat domain-containing protein encodes the protein MKRFTTLFMAVTACLPLLAQTTPDDEVTFEVNQITYVVPDISKNEIAITDCKATDKVIIPETITYNEKEYTVKAIYEDAFYYSDATSIELPNSIDSIGKHVFSSSKSLTSIKLPEKLKYLGRDAFSACSELLSIELPETLTGIPENAFFTCYKLNSIKFPSKLEYIGNSAFYKAGMTSVELPETCDSIGKSCFFLCPELKSIQLSSKTHFIGEGAFRGCAKLETFTIPEKIDSLDNNTLMDCSSLTSIHLPANLTKLGICVFGGTGIKSYTVDEGNPSFQVIDNVVYDKEKRLLYAFPQGKSEYTIPEGVIGIWGGAFYGTEISSVVLPESMKALDESTFAFSQLSSINFPEALIYMGPTALYDTQFTDITLPKNMTLIYEGLLAYCKKLTSVTIPEKVTFIDTHAFFFDTNLTEVHCLGTTPPQVYEFYEEDESPFGYVDLSACKLYVPIGCKETYYENGWDFFGKDNIIEETTGIETNARESEWAVYEENGTLRITVQKPLLINIYDVTGNHIYEKLISDTQNIPLPKGIYLVKGGGKVHKVAIK
- the carA gene encoding glutamine-hydrolyzing carbamoyl-phosphate synthase small subunit; its protein translation is MSNIIGDEKKVKLILSDGSVFHGRSFGYEKPVAGEVVFNTAMTGYPESLTDPSYAGQLMVLTYPLVGNYGVPPFTTEPNGLATFMESEKIHAEAIIVSDYSEEYSHWNAAESLADWLKREQVPGITGIDTRELTKVLREQGVMMGRIVFGNEPDHLPESSYAGINYVDKVSCKEIIHYAGNKKNGYSKDTPSTQLKFQLSNSGSRSKKVVLVDCGVKTNIIRCLLKRNVEVIRVPWDYDFNELEFDGLFISNGPGDPDTCDAAVQNIRKAMQNPKLPVFGICMGNQLLAKAGGAKIYKLKYGHRSHNQPVRMVGTERCFITSQNHGYAVDNNTLGTDWEPLFINMNDGSNEGIRHKTNPWFSAQFHPEAASGPTDTEFLFDKFVNLL
- the carB gene encoding carbamoyl-phosphate synthase (glutamine-hydrolyzing) large subunit; protein product: MKEKNRKKVLLLGSGALKIGEAGEFDYSGSQALKALKEEGIETILVNPNIATVQTSEGVADQIYFLPVTPYFVEKVIRKEKPDGIMLAFGGQTALNCGVALYKEGILDKYNVKVLGTPVQAIIDTEDRELFVDKLNEIDVKTIKSEAVENAEDARRAAKELGYPVIVRAAYALGGLGSGFCDNEEELDILVEKAFSFSPQVLVEKSLRGWKEVEYEVVRDRFDNCITVCNMENFDPLGIHTGESIVIAPSQTLTNKEYHKLRELAIRIIRHIGIVGECNVQYAFDPESEDYRVIEVNARLSRSSALASKATGYPLAFVAAKLGLGYGLFDLKNSVTKTTSAFFEPALDYVVCKIPRWDLGKFHGVDKELGSSMKSVGEVMAIGRTFEEAIQKGLRMIGQGMHGFVENKELVIPDIDKALREPTDKRIFVISKAFRAGYTIDQVHELTKIDKWFLQKLMNIMHTSEELHGWGNNHKQIADLPLDLLKKAKRQGFSDFQIARAIGFDGDMEDGILYVRNHRKNVGVIPVVKQIDTLAAEYPAQTNYLYLTYSGVADDVQYPDDHKSIVVLGSGAYRIGSSVEFDWCGVQALNTIRKEGWRSVMINYNPETVSTDYDMCDRLYFDELTFERVMDILELENPHGVIVSTGGQIPNNLALRLDAQNIPILGTSAKSIDNAEDREKFSAMLDRIGVDQPRWRELTSMDDIHEFVEEVGFPVLVRPSYVLSGAAMNVCSNREELERFLKLAANVSKKHPVVVSQFIEHAKEVEMDAVAQNGEIVAYAISEHIEFAGVHSGDATIQFPPQKLYVETVRRIKRISREIAKELNISGPFNIQYLARENDIKVIECNLRASRSFPFVSKVLKINFIELATKVMLGLPVEKPSKNLFELDYVGIKASQFSFNRLQKADPVLGVDMASTGEVGCIGSDTSCAILKAMLSVGYRIPKKNILLSTGTPKQKADMMEAAHMLVEKGYKLFATGGTHRALAENGIESTLVYWPSESDKHPQALQMLHDKEIDMVVNIPKNLTAGELDNGYKIRRAAIDLNIPLITNARLASAFINAFCTMSVDDIAIKSWEEYK
- the glmS gene encoding glutamine--fructose-6-phosphate transaminase (isomerizing), giving the protein MCGIVGYIGKREAYPILIKGLKRLEYRGYDSAGVAIISNNQQLNVYKTKGKVTDLENFVTQKDISGNIGIAHTRWATHGEPCSVNAHPHYSSSETLALIHNGIIENYAVLKEKLQAKGYTFKSNTDTEVLVQLIEYMKVTNHLDLLTAVQLALREVIGAYAIAVLEKDHPDEIIAARKSSPLVVGIGADEFFLASDATPIVEYTDKVVYLEDEEIAVIHRDKELKVVNLNNVEMTPEVTKVEMNLGQLEKEGYPHFMLKEIFEQPGCIHDCMRGRINIDGNSVVLSAVIDYKEKLLKAKRFIIVACGTSWHAGLIGKHLIESFCRIPVEVEYASEFRYRDPVIDENDVVIAISQSGETADTLAAVELAKSRGAFIYGICNAIGSSIPRATHTGSYIHVGPEIGVASTKAFTGQVTVLTMLALTLAREKRTIGEAQFLKVVHELNGIPEKMKQVLKLNDKIAELSKIFTYAHNFIYLGRGYSYPVALEGALKLKEISYIHAEGYPAAEMKHGPIALVDAEMPVVVIATQNGLYEKVLSNIQEIKARKGRVIALVTEGDTVISKIADYCIELPQTIECLDPLITTVPLQMLAYHVAVCKGMDVDQPRNLAKSVTVE